In Panicum virgatum strain AP13 chromosome 5K, P.virgatum_v5, whole genome shotgun sequence, the genomic window TCCTTCAGGTGAAACCTCTTATCTGGGTAGAAGCACAAATTGAAAAGCATTCTAGAAGCCGTATAGAACTCATGGTGAAGGCAAGGAGTCAGTTCAAGGAAAGGAGGTGAGCGCTGTTTTATAATAGCAAGATTTGCATGTCTTACAGGTGTGGGCTATTTCAAAGGATGGGTTTCTTGTTTTGCATTTGCAGCACAGCAACAAATGTTGAAATTGAAGTGCCTGTTCCTTCAGATGCCACAAACCCAAATATAAGAACTTCAATGGGTTCTGCTGCGTATGCCCCTGAGAGAGATGCAATGGTCTGGAAAGTAAAATCATTTCCTGGTGGCAAGGTAACTAGTACCTGAAATTTGTTTTGATTCTGTTCTTTGCTACTACGAGGTGTGCTAATGTGCTGAAGCTATTACTCTAGGAATACATGTGCAGAGCGGAATTTAGTCTTCCTAGCATAACAGCGGAAGAAGGGGCCCAAGAAAAGAAGGCGCCAATACGAGTGAAATTTGAGATACCATATTTCACCGTATCAGGCATTCAGGTAATACATTTGATGTTTGTAGTTTGTGTTTCTAATATTCTATCTGTGGTGTTTTCCCGGAGTCTTCAGTCTGTGAATGGTTCGTTATCCTGTGTATTATGCAGGTTCGGTATCTGAAGATAATTGAAAAGAGTGGTTACCAGGCACTTCCCTGGGTTAGATACATTACAATGGCCGGCGAATATGAGCTGAGACTTATATGAGCTACTCTCTTTTCTGGCTGCTGGAAGACATTGATGATACCGCAAGACCCTGAAGACACATATTTGCCCTATATCCTGCCATCAGTTGGCATTGAATGTAGCATGGAAGTTTTCTCCTTAAATGCCATACaaggtccccccccccccccctctgtgGTTTGTTGTTCATCTTGTTAGGCACACCTTACCATGGTTACTGTAAGTTACCCATCAAGTATAGCTTTGGAAAAAGGAAACTTTCACTTTTCAGTTCACTTGTATTATTATTGATTTATTTTTGTGGGTACCAAACTTGGACTTGTTTCTTTTTGTATTACACGGAAAATTTGAGCTGATTTGAGTTCGATGAAACACATCTTGTCATAAATGGGTGGCAACTCTGAACTGTAGGTTGAAACTATGTTGCTCTTCTATTGTAGCCATGGAAAAACAAAGGAAAGCCAACCAAAACTTTTGAAGACTTAGTTTATTTCAAATggtttttgttttttattttgaaatgtTTTGCCATGTTGGCATTGTTTGGTATAAATGGAGGCAAGGGGCTACGCCAAATCCTTATTGTACCATTTGTTGCATGTACCATAAAAGGTCAAGTGTGCAATGAGATCAGAGTTATGAGTGCTTCATCCAAGGAAGCTGAACATGCATTTCATATTGTGAACCCATCTTATAGACATTGAACTGTTGTTGTCCCCTTCTAGATCCAAAGAAATTTCCACTCAGAACTTTTTTTTAAGtacttttaaaatatttttgttgTTTAAGTACACCTGTCACACTGTTTTTGGTTAAAAAATGTGGGCCAATGCGTGTTTTCTGAAGTCTACTTGGAAGATGTATTTGTCATGTTCTGATGATTAAGTTGTCTGTAGGAAGATAGGTAGAGATTTCCTGCAGGAATACTGAGAGGTTACTTAGATGTATTCGGTAGACTTGGAAGATGTCTTTGTCATGTTCCGTTGATTAAGATTTCTGTAGGAAGATAGGTAGAGATTTCCTGCAGGAATACTGAGAGGTTGCTTAGATGTATTCATTAGGTGGGTCAATGCTTGTTTTCTGAAGTCTAGGGGAATATGTTTTCGGCATGTCCTGATGATTATGTTTTCTGTAGGAAGAGTGGTAGAGACTTCCTTTGTGGGAGCTAGGAAGGCTGGGAGAAAATCTTTCTTTGTAATAGCGAAGAGACGCTGCATGCAGAAGCATAACATCCTCTCGCATATTTCCTCTGCATCCTTTGAATTGAccaaccctcctcctttcctgGGCATGTTTCCTCTTCATTTTGCATTTTCCCTCAGCATCCTTTGAATCGGCCCTTTCTTTCCTGGGCGTATTTTCTCTGCCTTTTTGTTTCGTTCCTTTGCATCATTTGAATTGGCCGGAGCAGTTATTTCCTGGGCATGGATTTCATCAGATCCTTGTGCGATTTTGTCTTCGGCCCTTTCACGGAGTTGTTCTCCAGGACCTTCCAGTATGTCTTGTCCTGCGACAGCTTCATCAGTGCCATGTCAAGGGAGATGAAGGAGCTGGGAAGCAGGAGGGATGACGTGGAGCGCTGCGTCAGCATCGCGGTCGAGCAGGGGATGAAGCCGACGAGCCAGCTGCAGTGGTGGATGGAGTCCGTGGAATCGTTGGAGAGAGACGCCACGGTGATCCAGGATGACTTCCGTAGCCGGCCGAGCTCATGGAGCCTCTGGTCCGCCTACCAAATCAGCAAGAGGGCCGGTGAGATGCGGTCGCTGGCGCGCAGCCTCAAGAGCAAAGGTGACTTTGAGACGGTGGCCACTCAGGTATGCTCCAACTTGTTCATGGAGATGCCGGGCAACGAGTGCATCGGAAGGGAGCCCATGCTGGAAGAGATGTATGCTCTGATGCAAGATGATAGTGTCACAGCATGGTGGGCATCCATGGCATGGCTGGAGTGGGGAAGTCAACCCTGCTCCACGCGTTCCACAATGGCATGGTCTCCAGGATGGCACATGGGCGACGTGCAACGAGGAGGTGTGCGACCGGATGGATGTCAGGAAGAAGATGAGAGTAGAGTGCCTGCCGTGGGAGAGCTCATGGGCGCTGTTCCAAGGAAAAGCagctggggcggagcttgtcGGGTCAAGCTCGGAGATGCAGGCGTACGCCGAGGAGCTGGCCAAAAACTGCGGGGGCTTGCCCTGCGCGCTCGTCACGGTTGCTCGCGCAATGGCGAGCAAGCGAACGGTGCAGGAGTGGAAGCACGCAACCATGGCCGTGAGCAGGAGGCCTTGGGAGGTCGCCGGCATGGTGGACGACGTGCTGTCCCCGTTGAAGAGCAGCTACGACCGGTTCTGCGATGACGGCCTCAAGACCTGCCTCTTGTACTGTGCGATGTTCCCGCCGGGCTTCAACATCTCCAAGACGTGGGTCATCGACTACTGCATCGGCGAGGAAGCCATTGATGGTTTCGGCAACCCCGAGGAGGCATACAACAGGGGTTACAGTCTCCTTGGTAACCTCGAGGCTGCCTCCTTGCTGGAGAGAGGCGACGACGCCGACAAGATCAGGGTTCACCCGGTGGTGCGCCTCCTTATCGCTTGGCTGGTGTCGGCGTGCGGGAGGGAGACGAGCCGGTGGCTCGTGCGGCCGGGCGCTGGCCTCGCCGAAGTACCGGACGTCGAGGGGTGGAGGAGAGCACGGCGCATGTCGCTGATGCACAACCAGATCTCTcttctgccgccggcgccgtcgtgcCCTGACCTGTTGACTCTGCTTCTCTGCGAGAACCACAGGCTGTCAAAGGTCCCCGACGCCTTTTTCCAGTGCATGCCACGGCTGAGAGTGCTGGATCTCTCCAACACGGCGATCGAGCGGCTTCCCGTGGGCATCGCCGCCCTGCCGGACCTGCAGCACCTCGACGTCTCGCGCACCAACCTCGTCGCGCTGCCGCAGGAGGTAGGGGCGCTCGGGGAGCTCAGGTTCCTACAGCTCTCGTGGACGCCGTGCCTGCGTGCCGTTCCCAGCGGGGCGATCTCCAGCCTCCTGCAGCTGCGAGCGCTTCACATGTACTCCAGCTTCGCGGACTGGGAGGCGACCGGCGCCGCCAGTTTCGACGAGTTGGAGAGACTCTGGCAGCTGCGGTCGCTGGACCTCACGCTTCAAACAGTGGAGGCTCTCAGGAGGctcgccgcatccgcgcagctCGGCGCCTCCACGCGGCGTCTGCACCTGTCCCGGTGCCAAGGCCTGGGGGGCATCAGGCTGCCGGCCGGGGCGCTCTGGGCGAACATGAACGCGCTGCAGTGGCTCCGCATCTCCAGCTGCGCCAATCTCGAAGACGTGACCATCAGCGTGGACGAAGGAagcagccggcgccggcgagcttcgcTGCCCAGCCTGCAGGAGCTCGTCCTGCATCGGCTTCCCAAGGTAAAGGTCGTGTGGCGGGGCGACCAGCCGTTCCTGTCCCTTCGCCGCGTGTACGTCTGGTCCTGCACCGGCATCGAGGCCCTGATAGTCCGtgacgagccggcggcggcgtcagacGACGCCacggtggcgcgcggcgcgtTCCCGAACGTGACCCACGTGCAGCTCGTGAACTTGCCGGAGCTGAAGAGCTTGGTTgctggagggggagggggcgcgtCGCTGGCGCTGCCAGCGCTGGAGGTTCTGGAGGTGAGGAGGTGCCCGAAGCTGGGCAGCCTCTCTGGTGCCAggccgaaggcggcggcggtggtgcggtgCGTCGCCGAGTGGTGGGCAGGGCTGGACTGGGCGGACGATGCCGCCAAAGCTAGCTTCAAACCCGTGTTTATCTAGGATGAATTCAGTCCTCTTTTGCAGGAACAGGGGTTGACACCAAAATTTGGTAATTTTATAGCTAACTAGCATAGTGCTCGTGTGTTGCTACGGATAAATTTTATTCAGATCTACATCGGGCCACCAACCTTTTGCTCTCTCCTTGTACAAACCGTGTCGTGACCGCGCAATCTATTGATTGCCTAGGTTCCGATTGGGATTCGGATTGATCTGTTCGGGTTCTGATTAAGACTTCGATTGATTTGTTCGGATCTAGTTTGGATTCCGAATTGACGGATCAAGGAATCATTGCATGTCTTAGAAATAGTGGAGATAGGGATAGAGATAGAAATGAAGTATATGAAAGGAAATCGATAATTTGATGAATATTGATTTGAAGACAGCGGATTTCAAAATGCATGTCAGGGAAGGACACGTGCTGGACGAAATATAAATCGGACAAGGAAACCAGTGTCAGCAAGGAATTTTAATGGAACTCTGCAAGAAAGGAAATTAAAATCCATGCATCTTAATGGTACTGACAAGGAAACTAGATTTAGCGTTGGTACTGAGAATTGGATCTCCCAAGGATAGCGGTCGATCACTCCAGCGGCTGCCGGTGGGCATCGGTTCGCTGCCAAACCGGCAGTAGTAACTCAACAACTCGCGAACCAACCTTTGTCCGGAGACAGCAGCTCACCTCAATTTACATTGCACTTTTGCGGGTCAAGTTTGGGCGATGATGGGTAACTGGACGCACAACTTGATCCACTTGCCGACTCAAGATATGGAAGTCGCAGATTGGTGGGCGAAGGCTCGAAGCAACCATGACAGCGGCGGAGCTAGCCATCGGAGCCACCGGTGTCACCTCCTTTGCACACCGGTGTCAACTCCATAAATAAACAGTACATAACAGtaattttctttgatcttaCACAAAATTATCGTTGTCAACTGACAACAATAAGTATATGCCTAGCTTCGCCCCTGAACCATGATGATATATGGCGCTTGAAATATATGGAAGGCACGTAACAGAAGGGTGTTTGACTAGAAGATCATGGTTTTGCAAGAGATCAAGCAAGAAGTGCAGTGTAGGACTGCAGCGTCTGGAAAACCTGAGTTATCCTTGTTTAATGTTTAGTCAGTACTTTTTAGAGTTCGAGTTGTCAATCTTTTATGTAATATCAACCTTGTTTGAACCTTGAACCTTCTCTTCTCTACCTTAAATGACAAAGCGGAGCACCCgcaatttcttcaaaaaaaaaaacctttgtCCGGAGCACCCACAAAGTTAGAATGTCAGCGTTTGTTTTGTTAGAATATATGCAGTTGCCAACATTGTCAAAGCACGCGCTTTTAAATGCTTTCTAGTTCCTCATTTCTTGTTTGGCTTTTATAAACAGGTGGGCATTCACATACATACACGGACGCACAAACATACGACATTCACATTCCTCATGGTTCCTCTCCATGGTTAGAAGATAGTCCCACCTCAACTACAATGGgaatatatcaggtgcaaaccaaccctCCTACGCCTCtctttggatgttgatccgatagCCCAGATTGAAATTTGCATGGTTCACACGAAGAGATTGGTTTATACCTGATATGTTCTCCAACTACAATTGTGTTTCATTTCTTCAGTCCCAAAGACACCTACTGCGCACTGAACCTCCCCATGGCAAATGTACAAGCAGAGAGCAATTGATGTACTCTAGCAGATGTCCACACGTGTCTGTCTAGGCGTGTAGCTATGGCTGCTGCTCCTTGATGATGGCTGCCAGGTCGAGGCAGTTGCTGACGAGGCGGCTGATGTGGCGCTGCGCCCCTGGTATGGGCGACCGCAGCTCCGGCCGCTGGTCGAAGATGTCCTCGCAGTCGGCGGAGAAGGTGCCCGCCGCCGACAGCTCCGTCATGAggtccgcgctgccgccgccgctcctcagcGTGTCCCGCGTGCTGTTCAGCGAGTCCACCAGCGACGCGTAGCTCTCCCTGCATGACTGCAGCGACGACGCCATCCCGTCGCCCATGTCGCCCCCCGACCGCATCGCCGCGTCCAGCTTcatcgccgccatcgccgccttcACCGCCGTGATCCGCAGCGACGTGTCCAGCAGCTGCTCCGGCGTCGCCACCCCGGGCAGCGTCGCCATCGTCGTGCACAGCGTCTTGTAGTGCATCTACACGCATGCcatcacacacatgcacatgtaAGCAATGCAATCTGTATGGCATTGGTATGGACTTCGTCGATCTCTGATCTACAAAGCTTCGTGGGTGtgggtgcgcgcgcgcgcgatcgAGCGCTCTACTTGTTGGCATAGCGCCATGAGTTGatcgtggccggcggcggcgaacaggCGACGGCCGTcggaggcgggggcggccgcggccgcgctgggGCTGAAGACGATGGGGTGGACCACGCGGGCACCGACGGAATTCAAAGACGCCGCCGAGGCGGCGACTAGAATCAGAGCGGCGATAATGTGCCGGAATCGGAACATTGCTTGGTCCTTGGAAATGAGGAATGAGCGTCAGCAAAACAAGAGAGACGAGGGCCTGGGAGAGGGCTATAAACGGGAGCCGTTCGTGCCCGGAAAAATGGTGCTGGTGTGGTATTGACTGCAAGTGAAAACTGGCCGTAAATTTTTTTGGGTTGCTCTGGCTGGCCAGCCTTCATTGTAGGTCCGTCCACCCTAGCATTTGGTTCGGCAAATTATTACTTGGTGTATATGGAGCAGAGGAAAAACTTACATGAAACATTCGTATCTTTCTGGAAATCAATAAAGTTgccattttcaaaaaaaaaacatggaacATTCTTCGGCCCATATGCATTGCAACGGGACAAGATCATACTTACATTCTGATCCATTTTCTGGCTCCAAAGAAATTCTAGATAGGTTAATAGTACTATTGATCCAATAGACAGCTCCTCTACTTCAAAGCATCTTCTATTTTACGGTATCATCAGAATTACTTAAACCAGCTGCAAGATTCTGCCACTAGGGCACTAGGCAGCCGGCACATACATCAACACAGATCAAATACAGATTAAACTAGGAGTACACACAAAATCAAAGTCGTCTCTACTAGTTGATATATACTAAACAGTGTTGAAACGGAATCTTGAATCTTCGTAGGTCAGAGCAAGGACACCATCGAAAATTGACTAAACTAACCTACGTAATAGTGACGCATCTAGGAGCAGGGGATTGGTCAGGAACTCCGCAGCTGGCAACCGAATTGCCACGTTCAGCTGCTGTGGTCACCGGTACGATGGAGTTGAAGGCCGGGGCCATCCCCATCGGGTCCGTTGGCCGGGCAGTGGCAACTAGGAACCAATTGGATTCATTCGAGGCGAAGTTTGACATTTTGGCAGCAGCAAGTTGGCGTCTACTAATATCTGTCTTAGCTGTTGTTATCTATCACAAACATCCAGAGGAAACCTTGTCGCTACAGGACATGCGGACAGGAAAAATCAGGCCTGAACCAAATAGTTACAGTCTGAACTAGAGTAGTCTCGAAAAGAACGGATGGATAGAGCCGCGTGCATGCCTATTCTATAGGGATGCAAGTAGGTACCATTGATGTTTTTTGATTTGtcattttagtttattttctcTCTCAATCTAATTATGTAGCATGCCATTCTAATTCATTTTATCAAGGTTTGGATCGGCTCAATGACTCAAAAAAAAAGGTGGGACTTTGCATCCCTACTGTTCTCGCATGATGCTTTTGACAATGGAAACCGCAAATTGGCCGCTTGCATGTCGAACCAGCCGATTTGCTAGACCATGGCAAGCCCGTTTTCTTCAACCTGCACACAGTTTCGTCAAAGATCAATCCGTGTTCCTACCCGCCACTGGATGTCCAATATCCTCTGCATCTCAGTACATCATATTCCTGTGAACAGCAATCTTGGGTAGCTGTCTGGAAGACTAATTTGCATTGATCTGTCGAATTCAGGAACTAAATGAAATACTACAACTAGTTTGCATTGATCTGTCGAATTCAGGAACTAAATGAATTACTACAAGCTAGGCGACTGTGATACATATTATGTCAATGCTCAACTAAATTCAGGATGATCAGGCATGGTTGATGGTGGCATCTGTAACAAATATCAATTATCATTTCcaaaaatgcatgcatgaaatCGATCCATGacatccatgcatgcatgtgatgTGTGGTGGGCTAGTTTCATAACCCCTCTGTTCCTTTTTGTGCCCAGTATCAATCAGAATCTAACTCTGAAGAGGTCAAGCACATTAGTTATTCCGTGATCACTTGCCCTTATATATATTAGCAGAAAGCCAAGGAGGTTAATTATGCGAGATCTCAAAGTCAGATGGAGAAGGAGAATCCGCCATGTTCTGACGAAACCCCGCAGTCCGCGGGGGTGGCACAGCTATTACTTTAACTTGGCTGCTAGCTAGTTGCTGCAAGTGCAAAAGAATCTTGATTTGCTAGTTTGAGATAAAAATACAGAGTTGGGTGCCTCcgttccatagaatctcaaaagaaattaaattcATATCCAGTACTACAAGCTTACCTGTCTATTTACATACATATTGGGCAACCACTGGACCCTAGTTCATAGCACTCTTTTGTTATTCGAAGCAAGCTCAAGTCAATGGTTCATAACAAATATCCTAGGAAATGTGTACATCTCATCAAACCTCGTTTATCTCTGAGACAACGAAATAAAGGTTGGATATTTTCATGGTGATGTAATACCAGATCAAACAGGATGTCAGAATAGTTGAGATCAAATAATAAAAACAGAAAACAGCAAGGCGGATCACCTAGTCATTTTCCTAACTACAGTAGTTAATTTTGTGTCTAGCTAAACCTTTTGCGCTTTTTTAGAGCTGAAGCAGCTCGAGGATTTTGATGTGCTCTCCTGTATCCATGTTGTGAATAAATTCCAAATCGAATCGAATTAAGGAGAAAAGCTTTGTCCAATCAGAAGGTGTCTACTCGTCTACTGCAGCTCTTTGCTCAGGATTGTTTTCAGTAGTTTTGCTTGCCCTTTCAGAACCCAGAGGTCACGTTAGATAAACCGTAATGTCATTTTGCATATGTACAAACGCAGCGTTAGTTGATTAATGATTAGCCATATGTGCCAGGATTATACCGTGCTTGTCCAGTTGCATCGGTGAACCTGGAC contains:
- the LOC120710704 gene encoding uncharacterized protein LOC120710704 codes for the protein MHYKTLCTTMATLPGVATPEQLLDTSLRITAVKAAMAAMKLDAAMRSGGDMGDGMASSLQSCRESYASLVDSLNSTRDTLRSGGGSADLMTELSAAGTFSADCEDIFDQRPELRSPIPGAQRHISRLVSNCLDLAAIIKEQQP